One Psychrosphaera aestuarii DNA window includes the following coding sequences:
- the yjgA gene encoding ribosome biogenesis factor YjgA, whose translation MTKPYYLMPDDENYISKSEIKQEAKDLRIFAEKLVKLSKSQRQKLTASDELHDAFKLADKISTKPDALRRHMQFMAKLLRDEALDTLKLEYQKLTTPGQANDAQMQKIERLREALIKKGDDAINDLLEQAPTLERQRVRQLTRQAKKEVEKEKPGKNYKELFQYIKDGLSS comes from the coding sequence ATGACAAAACCATACTATTTAATGCCTGATGATGAAAATTACATCAGCAAATCAGAAATAAAACAAGAAGCAAAAGACTTACGCATTTTCGCTGAAAAGCTCGTTAAGTTATCGAAGTCTCAACGTCAAAAGCTAACCGCAAGCGACGAATTACATGATGCATTTAAACTTGCCGATAAAATTTCTACTAAACCGGACGCTTTACGCAGACATATGCAATTCATGGCGAAGTTGCTTAGAGACGAAGCTCTTGATACTTTAAAGCTCGAGTATCAAAAGCTAACGACTCCTGGACAAGCAAATGATGCTCAGATGCAAAAGATCGAACGTCTTAGAGAGGCGTTAATTAAGAAAGGTGACGATGCCATTAATGATCTTTTAGAGCAGGCTCCAACGTTGGAGCGTCAAAGAGTAAGACAATTGACACGTCAGGCTAAAAAAGAAGTAGAAAAAGAAAAACCAGGAAAAAATTATAAAGAGTTATTTCAGTACATAAAAGACGGACTTAGCAGTTAG
- a CDS encoding Ig-like domain-containing protein, producing MNYLNQQGSFFKKVWFSIALLATLFLSGCNGHNENVVSEDLVTGTEATLSIAVKDALNNETNSFTTGNIATIVVSLNDLNGTAISGQQINFSTSSGNLSSNSRLTSTDGTTTVSLNTSDLTSGVIVVTASTVVNDETLTIDTAFEVLSATTENVQSPSLSVTLKRNGESVNRFKVNEAAQLGVILTDDNGAPIANTIVSFTAELGSLNASSALTTASGLAEVELTGTENDLGAALATISATINGITYADTIAYEIVSADALEESSTVLFGSFDDAGNFIEGEIKSSLTDANGDTTISAGGTLGLSVSLVDENFNPITTATSVSFTSTCASNSDATLDANAATINGVATSTYQDISCAGAQGNVDTIVATVRVNSADLTATKDVTLSAEGLGSVEFVSASPSSIVLKGTGGQGKQETSTVTFLVKGQLGNPLSQQPVAFSLNTEVGGLALASNSGVTNNDGLVSAKVIAGSVPTAVRVTASTTNTSGETIATQSDLLSVNTGLPDQSSLTLSLSTINPEARNITGTEVTVRAYLADSFNNPVPDGTTVNFTTEGGAIEPSCSTVEGNCAVTWVSQEPYPDNHRVTILATAEGHEHFVDVNGNNIYDTADGLSANSSISNINEIKSGLGRISPLSGGFIDMPEAWRDDNENYVRDSGELFIDSNNSGDYTVEDSLFNGPQCQSGCATGKFSTIRKARVLITSSSAALFRVLDSADTVLTSNYDNSATNAQISILRGASNQFTLEMSDTQSQVLPRDTNIAIATSVGELIGGGNIVIANTAGSSNPAIPGTTFITFTIINNLGPDDDPVSGALTFNATTPSGRVTSGSIVVNLL from the coding sequence GTGAACTACTTAAATCAACAAGGATCATTCTTCAAAAAGGTTTGGTTTTCTATCGCATTATTAGCAACACTTTTTTTAAGTGGCTGTAACGGTCACAATGAAAACGTTGTTAGTGAAGATCTGGTAACTGGGACTGAAGCGACGTTGAGCATCGCCGTAAAAGATGCACTGAACAACGAAACCAATAGTTTTACTACCGGAAATATCGCAACTATTGTTGTATCGTTAAATGATTTAAATGGCACTGCAATTAGTGGCCAACAAATTAACTTTTCCACTAGCTCTGGTAATTTATCGTCAAACTCTAGACTGACTTCAACAGACGGCACAACGACTGTTTCGTTAAATACTTCTGACCTAACTTCTGGTGTTATAGTGGTAACAGCAAGTACAGTCGTAAATGATGAAACTTTAACTATCGATACAGCGTTTGAAGTGCTGTCCGCCACAACAGAAAATGTTCAGTCGCCATCACTTTCAGTTACCCTAAAACGTAATGGTGAATCAGTCAATCGCTTCAAAGTAAATGAAGCTGCCCAACTAGGTGTCATTCTTACCGATGATAACGGCGCCCCCATTGCAAATACTATTGTTAGTTTTACAGCTGAGCTAGGTTCATTAAATGCCAGTTCTGCACTAACAACAGCCAGCGGCCTAGCCGAAGTCGAGTTAACCGGTACTGAAAACGATTTAGGTGCTGCACTTGCTACTATTTCTGCAACAATAAACGGTATTACATATGCCGATACAATAGCTTACGAAATTGTTTCTGCCGACGCATTAGAAGAGTCGAGCACTGTTTTATTTGGCTCATTTGACGATGCGGGCAACTTTATTGAGGGTGAAATCAAGTCATCGCTAACCGACGCTAATGGCGATACCACCATAAGTGCTGGCGGCACCTTAGGCTTATCAGTATCTTTGGTCGATGAAAACTTTAATCCAATCACAACAGCAACGTCTGTGTCGTTTACATCTACGTGTGCTAGTAATAGTGATGCTACATTAGATGCGAATGCAGCAACAATAAATGGCGTTGCAACATCCACCTATCAAGATATTAGCTGTGCCGGTGCACAAGGTAATGTCGATACAATTGTCGCGACAGTTCGAGTTAACTCAGCAGACCTTACCGCTACAAAAGACGTAACACTATCAGCAGAAGGCTTAGGGTCGGTAGAGTTTGTTTCTGCCTCACCATCATCTATTGTACTTAAGGGTACTGGTGGCCAAGGCAAGCAGGAAACTTCAACGGTGACTTTTTTAGTGAAAGGCCAGTTAGGAAACCCATTAAGCCAACAACCGGTGGCGTTTTCATTAAATACTGAAGTGGGTGGGTTAGCTTTAGCTTCTAATTCAGGTGTCACTAACAATGATGGGTTAGTAAGTGCTAAGGTAATAGCCGGTTCAGTACCAACCGCAGTTCGAGTCACTGCTTCAACCACAAACACAAGTGGTGAAACTATTGCGACTCAGTCTGATCTACTGTCTGTTAACACGGGTCTTCCAGATCAAAGCTCGTTAACCCTTTCACTATCAACTATTAATCCAGAAGCTCGTAATATTACGGGTACAGAAGTTACTGTAAGAGCTTATTTAGCCGATAGCTTTAATAATCCAGTTCCAGATGGCACAACAGTCAACTTCACAACTGAAGGTGGCGCTATTGAGCCTTCATGTTCAACCGTTGAAGGAAACTGTGCGGTAACTTGGGTATCTCAGGAACCTTATCCAGATAATCACCGAGTCACTATACTGGCAACCGCAGAAGGCCATGAGCACTTTGTGGATGTAAACGGTAATAACATCTACGACACCGCTGACGGTTTGAGTGCGAATAGCTCAATCTCAAATATTAATGAAATCAAGTCTGGCCTTGGCCGCATTAGCCCGCTATCAGGTGGTTTCATTGATATGCCAGAAGCTTGGCGTGATGATAATGAGAACTACGTTCGTGACTCAGGTGAATTGTTTATTGATTCAAACAATAGTGGCGATTACACAGTTGAAGACAGCTTATTTAATGGTCCTCAATGTCAAAGCGGCTGTGCGACAGGTAAGTTTTCTACGATTCGTAAGGCACGTGTGTTGATTACATCAAGCTCTGCTGCTTTATTTCGAGTCCTTGACAGTGCTGATACCGTATTGACTAGTAACTATGACAACTCTGCGACAAATGCTCAAATTAGTATTCTTAGAGGCGCGTCAAATCAATTCACACTCGAAATGTCAGATACACAGTCGCAAGTACTTCCGAGAGACACCAACATCGCAATTGCCACTTCCGTGGGCGAACTAATTGGGGGTGGTAATATTGTAATAGCGAACACGGCTGGCTCATCAAATCCTGCAATACCGGGCACAACGTTTATTACATTTACTATTATTAATAATTTAGGGCCTGATGATGACCCTGTTTCAGGTGCGTTGACGTTTAACGCAACGACTCCTTCAGGCCGGGTAACATCTGGTTCTATCGTAGTAAACCTGCTGTAA
- a CDS encoding carbon-nitrogen hydrolase family protein has protein sequence MNAFVLQMTSTPSIDDNINFVINSLRESRPPANSLVVLPECFACFGGKDNLNLRFAEKIGTGDVQDKLSKIAKDFQIYLVAGSFPTHSANPDKFMASSLVFAPDGKLISDYQKIHLFDVVVADSTGSYRESDSTVPGNKLAVFDTSWGKVGLAICYDLRFPGLFQALRQLGADTIVLPSAFTERTGSAHWLPLLQARAIENQVYMVAANQNGVHQNGRETYGHSMVVSPWGKVLANAERNNGLFGAELDTNKMHEIRKNMPVFNHNKFQARLK, from the coding sequence ATGAATGCTTTTGTACTGCAAATGACGTCGACGCCAAGCATCGACGACAACATTAACTTTGTCATTAACTCGCTTAGAGAGAGTCGCCCGCCTGCCAATAGCCTTGTTGTTTTGCCTGAGTGTTTTGCGTGTTTTGGTGGAAAAGATAATTTAAACTTACGATTCGCTGAAAAAATTGGTACCGGTGATGTTCAAGATAAATTAAGCAAAATAGCAAAAGATTTTCAGATTTATTTAGTTGCTGGCTCCTTTCCGACACACTCAGCTAACCCAGACAAATTTATGGCGTCTTCTTTAGTTTTCGCACCTGATGGCAAACTAATTAGTGATTACCAAAAAATACATCTGTTTGATGTGGTTGTAGCAGACAGCACCGGCAGTTACCGAGAATCAGACTCAACAGTACCTGGTAATAAGCTGGCTGTTTTTGATACGTCGTGGGGCAAGGTTGGGTTAGCTATTTGTTACGATTTACGCTTTCCGGGCTTGTTTCAAGCATTAAGGCAATTAGGTGCAGATACCATAGTTTTACCAAGCGCTTTCACTGAGCGTACCGGAAGTGCCCACTGGTTGCCTCTGTTACAGGCTCGCGCAATTGAAAATCAAGTTTATATGGTTGCGGCAAATCAAAACGGTGTGCACCAAAACGGCCGAGAAACGTATGGACATAGTATGGTGGTTTCACCTTGGGGTAAGGTGTTAGCAAATGCTGAGCGTAATAATGGTTTATTTGGCGCTGAGCTAGACACGAATAAAATGCATGAAATTAGAAAAAACATGCCAGTATTTAACCATAATAAATTTCAAGCTCGTTTGAAATAA
- the tldD gene encoding metalloprotease TldD yields MNQVEEQLLAANGLTQQSVYDGLSMLLEHQLDYADLYFQGSFHESWVMEDGIIKDGSYNIEQGVGIRAVSGEKTGLSYSDQVNFDAITEAAKTARSIAGAGVNAKQQVFSTAQAKEIIMPCQPLEKMTNQDKVELLKSVDSYIRQQSPLAKNIVVSMSGVYEQVLVAASDGTWGTDIRPLIRLNCSVVLEKDGRKERGGAGAGARTDYGFFMELIEGKIRYQAIADEAIHMATVNLEAIEAPAGTMPVVLGNGWPGVLLHEAVGHGLEGDFNRKGSSNYSGKIGESVASELCTIVDDGTLNGLRGSLNIDDEGVPAQYNVLIENGVLKSYMQDKLNARLMGVPATGNGRRESFAHMPMPRMTNTYMLPGQSTPEDIIASVDYGIYANNFAGGQVDITSGKFVFSASEAYLIENGKITKPVKGATLIGNGPDAMSQVSMVGNDLALDKGVGVCGKDGQSIPVGVGQPTLKLDAMTVGGTN; encoded by the coding sequence TTGAATCAAGTTGAAGAACAATTATTAGCAGCAAATGGCCTAACACAACAAAGTGTTTATGACGGTCTATCTATGTTGTTGGAGCATCAACTAGACTACGCAGATTTATATTTTCAAGGAAGTTTTCATGAATCTTGGGTAATGGAAGATGGCATTATCAAAGACGGCAGTTATAACATCGAACAAGGTGTTGGTATCCGAGCAGTAAGCGGTGAAAAAACAGGGCTGTCATATTCAGATCAAGTTAACTTTGATGCGATTACTGAAGCTGCCAAAACAGCGAGAAGTATTGCAGGTGCCGGTGTGAATGCCAAGCAACAGGTCTTTAGCACAGCGCAAGCAAAAGAAATTATTATGCCTTGTCAGCCATTAGAAAAAATGACAAACCAAGATAAGGTGGAACTTCTTAAGAGTGTCGATAGCTATATTCGCCAACAATCGCCATTAGCGAAAAATATCGTAGTGAGTATGAGCGGTGTATACGAACAAGTGCTTGTTGCTGCCAGTGATGGAACTTGGGGTACGGATATTCGCCCTTTAATTCGTTTAAATTGTTCGGTTGTATTAGAAAAAGATGGTCGCAAGGAACGAGGCGGTGCAGGAGCTGGTGCCCGAACAGACTACGGTTTTTTCATGGAATTAATTGAAGGAAAAATTCGCTATCAAGCTATTGCTGACGAAGCCATTCATATGGCAACGGTGAACTTGGAAGCGATCGAAGCACCCGCGGGTACAATGCCAGTGGTATTGGGTAACGGTTGGCCAGGAGTACTATTGCATGAAGCTGTAGGTCACGGTTTAGAAGGTGACTTTAACCGTAAAGGCTCAAGTAATTACAGTGGTAAGATTGGTGAATCAGTCGCGTCTGAGCTGTGCACTATTGTTGATGATGGCACATTAAATGGCTTACGTGGCTCTTTAAATATTGACGATGAAGGTGTACCGGCTCAATACAATGTTCTCATTGAAAACGGCGTGTTGAAGTCCTATATGCAGGATAAGCTAAACGCTCGTTTAATGGGTGTGCCAGCGACTGGTAATGGGCGTCGTGAATCTTTTGCGCATATGCCTATGCCTCGTATGACAAATACCTATATGTTGCCAGGGCAAAGCACGCCTGAAGATATAATCGCTAGCGTTGATTACGGTATTTACGCCAATAACTTTGCCGGTGGCCAGGTTGATATCACGTCAGGTAAATTTGTATTTTCGGCATCGGAAGCTTATTTAATTGAGAATGGAAAAATTACTAAACCAGTAAAGGGTGCGACTCTAATAGGAAATGGCCCAGATGCAATGTCGCAAGTATCTATGGTAGGTAATGACCTAGCCTTAGACAAAGGCGTTGGTGTTTGTGGTAAAGACGGTCAAAGTATTCCTGTGGGTGTTGGTCAGCCAACGTTAAAGCTAGATGCAATGACAGTAGGTGGTACGAACTAA